The following are from one region of the Silene latifolia isolate original U9 population chromosome 9, ASM4854445v1, whole genome shotgun sequence genome:
- the LOC141601856 gene encoding vacuolar-sorting receptor 1-like translates to MDTPEEAGLQDDYVQNITIPSTFITMSLGDKLKRSISEGEIVHIKLDWRETVPHPDDRVEYELWTNSNNECGPKCSAQIEFGKSFKGAAQILEKNGYTRFTPHYITWFCPEAFTSSKQCKSQCINHERYCAPDPEHDFDVGYEGKDVVLQNLRQACFFKVANESVKPWTWWDYVSDFAIRCPMKEKKYTFRSIAMNYWFGALNVAGIIC, encoded by the exons ATGGATACGCCTGAAGAAGCGGGTCTTCAGGATGACTATGTCCAGAATATTACCATTCCCTCGACATTTATTACCATGTCTTTGGGAGATAAGCTGAAGAGATCCATATCAGAAGGTGAGATTGTGCATATCAAGCTCGACTGGAGGGAGACAGTCCCACATCCAGATGATCGAGTTGAATATGAGCTATGGACCAATAGCAATAATGAATGTGGACCAAAGTGTTCTGCTCAAATTGAATTTGGCAAGAGTTTTAAAGGAGCTGCTCAGatacttgaaaagaatgggtacACTCGCTTCACGCCGCACTATATTACATGGTTTTGCCCGGAAGCCTTTACCTCGAGTAAACAGTGTAAATCACAGTGCATCAATCATGAAAGGTATTGTGCTCCAGACCCCGAGCATGATTTTGATGTTGGTTATGAAGGGAAGGATGTTGTGCTTCAGAATCTACGCCAAGCTTGTTTTTTTAAGGTGGCTAATGAAAGTGTCAAACCATGGACTTGGTGGGACTATGTTTCTGATTTTGCAATCCGATGTCCTATGAAGGAGAAAAAGTACACATTTCGATCTATTGCAATGAATTATT GGTTTGGAGCACTGAATGTAGCTGGGATTATCTGTTAG